The Amycolatopsis methanolica 239 nucleotide sequence CCTGATGGTCGGCGGCGACAAGGAGCTCGTCGAGCGCGCCATGCCGATCTTCGACGCGCTGCGCCCGGACGGCCCGCGCGAGGAGGGCTTCTCGCACGCCGGCTCGGTCGGCGCCGGCCACTACGCGAAGATGATCCACAACGGCATCGAGTACGGCCTGATGCAGGCCTACGCCGAGGGCTTCGAGCTGCTCGAGGCCGCGAAGGTCGTCGAGGACGTGCCGGCCGTGATCAAGGGCTGGCAGCGCGGCACCGTCGTCCGGTCCTGGCTGCTCGACCTGCTGGTGCGTGCGCTGGACGAGGACCCGGAGCTGGACGACCTTGAGGGGTACGTCGAGGACTCCGGCGAGGGCCGGTGGACGCTGGAGGAGGCCATCAACAACGCGGTGCCGGCGCCGGTCATCTCGGCCGCGCTGTTCGCGCGGTTCGCCTCGCGGCGGAAGGACTCGTCCGCGATGCGCGCCGTCGCCGCGCTGCGCAACCAGTTCGGCGGTCACGCCGTGAAGAAGGCCGGCGAGTAGGCACCCAGCCGTGCACATACGGCACCTGCAGGTCACCGACTTCCGTTCCTGGGAGCATGCTGACCTGCCGCTCACCCCCGGACCGACGGTCCTCGTCGGCCAGAACGGCCGTGGGAAGACCAACCTGCTGGAGGCGATCGGCTACCTGGCGACCCTCGGGTCGCACCGGGTCGCGACGGACGCCCCGCTGGTGCGGCACGGATGTGAGCGGGCACTCGTGCGGGCGGCCGTGGTCAACGAGGACCGCGAGCTGACCGTCGAGCTGGAGATCAACCCCGGCCGGGCGAACCGCGCCAGGGTCAACCGGGGGGCGGTCGGCAAGCCGCGGGACATCCTCGGGATCCTGCGCACCGTGTTGTTCTCCCCGGAGGACCTGGCGCTGGTGCGTGGCGACCCCGGCGAGCGCCGCCGGTTCATGGACGAGCTGCTGGTGCAGCGCGCACCCCGGTACGCGGGGGTGCGCGCCGACTACGAGCGGATCCTCAAGCAGCGCAACGCGTTGTTGAAGACGGCGGGCAAGAAGAAGGGCGCCGCGCGCGACGACCCGTACGCGCTGTCGACCCTGGAGGTGTGGGACAACCACCTCTCGGTGGTCGGCGCCCAGCTGCTCGCCGCCCGGCTGGACCTGGTCGCCGACCTCGGGCCGCACACCACCGCGGCCTACGCCGGGGTGGCGCCCGACTCGCGGCCGGCCAAGATCTCCTACCGGTCCAGCCTGGGCGCGGCACTGCCCGAGGGGTACGGGGTTCCGGACGGGAAACGCGCCGAACCGGAGGTCCTCACCGGTATCCTGGTGGAGGCGATGGCGCAGGTGCGGCAGCAGGAGCTGGAACGGGGGATCAGCCTGGTCGGGCCGCACCGCGACGAGCTGGAAATCGTCCTCGGGGAGGCCCCTGCGAAGGGCTACGCGAGCCATGGGGAATCCTGGTCGTTCGCCCTCGCGCTGCGGCTGGCGTCCTACGAGCTGCTGCGGCGGGAAGCGGGTGAACCGGTGCTCCTGCTCGACGACGTCTTCGCCGAGCTCGACCGGCGGCGCCGGTCGCGGCTGGCCGAGGTGGCCGCCGGCGCTGAACAGGTGCTGGTCACCGCGGCGGTGGACGAGGACGTCCCCGAGGAACTGGCCGGGGTCCGGTTCACCGTCGCCGACGGGGAGGTGCGCAGTGCCTGACGACAAACGGCCCGATGAGCCACAGCGAGTGACCGGGGCCACACGAGTTACCCACCGATCTGGGGACAACTCTGTGGATAGTGTGGATAACACGGTGAACGCGTTATCGCCCCGCGTGACCAAGCGGCCGAACGAGCGATCTTCAACGAACGGCGAAGCCGCCAGTACTCCCCAGAAGAGTGGATCAGAC carries:
- the recF gene encoding DNA replication/repair protein RecF (All proteins in this family for which functions are known are DNA-binding proteins that assist the filamentation of RecA onto DNA for the initiation of recombination or recombinational repair.), with product MHIRHLQVTDFRSWEHADLPLTPGPTVLVGQNGRGKTNLLEAIGYLATLGSHRVATDAPLVRHGCERALVRAAVVNEDRELTVELEINPGRANRARVNRGAVGKPRDILGILRTVLFSPEDLALVRGDPGERRRFMDELLVQRAPRYAGVRADYERILKQRNALLKTAGKKKGAARDDPYALSTLEVWDNHLSVVGAQLLAARLDLVADLGPHTTAAYAGVAPDSRPAKISYRSSLGAALPEGYGVPDGKRAEPEVLTGILVEAMAQVRQQELERGISLVGPHRDELEIVLGEAPAKGYASHGESWSFALALRLASYELLRREAGEPVLLLDDVFAELDRRRRSRLAEVAAGAEQVLVTAAVDEDVPEELAGVRFTVADGEVRSA
- the gnd gene encoding phosphogluconate dehydrogenase (NAD(+)-dependent, decarboxylating) — protein: MVQLGLVGLGRMGFNMRERLRAAGHEVVGYDRNQAVSDSTSLADMVSKLDAPRTVWVMVPAGGPTRETVAELGELLAEGDLVIDGGNSRFTDDKHNAEVLSAKGIGYLDCGVSGGVWGKENGYGLMVGGDKELVERAMPIFDALRPDGPREEGFSHAGSVGAGHYAKMIHNGIEYGLMQAYAEGFELLEAAKVVEDVPAVIKGWQRGTVVRSWLLDLLVRALDEDPELDDLEGYVEDSGEGRWTLEEAINNAVPAPVISAALFARFASRRKDSSAMRAVAALRNQFGGHAVKKAGE